The following coding sequences are from one Thiohalorhabdus sp. Cl-TMA window:
- a CDS encoding CRISPR-associated DxTHG motif protein, whose amino-acid sequence MPCRALPAVLALLLLVPAPPSRGAEWHFTAQLGEAWATSERLRFRHADGRTTRFTLEPETRGLTRPYYWSMRLGRFQGGAGWEFELIHDKVFASAPPAAIDHLDITHGFNHLFLNRAWRLQGFTTRVGVGAVLAHPTIRADGRTDVPSRPGFLEGTSLEGQQLSGVTGQAAIQKLFPLGGGVAISLEAKASLSVADVEGAGGSMRVPRKAVHLLGGLRFSP is encoded by the coding sequence ATGCCCTGTAGAGCGCTACCCGCCGTCCTGGCCCTTCTGCTTCTCGTGCCGGCCCCGCCGTCCCGTGGCGCGGAATGGCACTTCACCGCCCAGCTCGGCGAGGCCTGGGCCACCTCGGAGCGGCTACGCTTCCGGCACGCGGACGGCCGCACCACCCGCTTCACCCTGGAACCGGAGACCCGGGGCCTGACCCGCCCGTACTACTGGTCCATGCGCCTGGGACGCTTCCAGGGCGGGGCCGGCTGGGAATTCGAGCTGATCCACGACAAGGTCTTCGCCAGCGCACCCCCGGCAGCCATCGACCACCTGGACATCACGCACGGCTTCAACCACCTGTTCCTCAATCGCGCCTGGCGGTTGCAGGGCTTCACCACGCGGGTCGGGGTGGGTGCGGTACTCGCCCATCCGACCATCCGCGCCGACGGCCGGACGGACGTGCCGAGCCGGCCCGGTTTTCTGGAGGGGACCTCCCTGGAAGGGCAGCAGCTCTCCGGGGTGACCGGGCAGGCGGCCATCCAGAAACTGTTTCCGCTCGGGGGCGGGGTGGCGATCAGCTTGGAGGCCAAGGCCTCGCTGAGCGTGGCCGACGTGGAGGGGGCGGGCGGCTCCATGCGGGTACCCCGCAAGGCCGTGCACCTGCTGGGCGGACTCCGCTTCAGCCCATAA
- a CDS encoding phosphatase PAP2 family protein: protein MHTLKYAIDEKRPDSEARNSFPSGHTAAAFSGASFIQRRYGWTLGAPAYALATFVGYSRVHAGAHYVHDTLAGAAIAVGFTYLFTEPRADGLRIAPVVGERRTGLRISGRF, encoded by the coding sequence GTGCACACCCTGAAATACGCTATAGACGAGAAGCGGCCGGATTCGGAAGCCCGCAACTCCTTTCCCAGTGGGCATACGGCCGCGGCCTTTTCCGGGGCCTCCTTCATCCAGCGCCGGTACGGTTGGACCCTCGGCGCGCCGGCCTACGCGCTGGCGACCTTCGTCGGCTACTCCCGGGTACACGCCGGCGCCCATTACGTGCACGACACCCTTGCCGGAGCGGCCATCGCGGTGGGCTTCACCTACCTCTTCACCGAGCCCCGAGCCGACGGTCTGCGGATCGCTCCCGTGGTGGGGGAGCGCAGGACCGGCCTGCGCATTTCCGGACGCTTCTGA
- a CDS encoding NAD(P)-dependent oxidoreductase, whose product MHIALIGTGLMGEPLARRLLEGGHRVTIWNRSPEKTRALAEEGAVVADHAHEALEDADWVVTMLANADAMQSVLLNNQARPMLAGRKVLNMATIAPHEARQLQEQVEAAGGTFMECTVLGSIPEAKSGSLILMFGGTEAQFEEAAPLLDAFGPKPLHIGEVGKAAALKLAMNQLIAGLTTSFALSLGLVRREGLDVEQFMEVVRDSALYAPTFDKKLNRMLEGHFDNPNFPVAHLLKDVYLMEDAARKDGLDGTLMQTIGRLLEKAEMEGLDQSDYSALYKVIDPDHA is encoded by the coding sequence ATGCATATCGCGCTGATCGGAACCGGACTCATGGGCGAGCCGCTGGCTCGCCGGCTCCTGGAGGGCGGCCATCGGGTCACCATCTGGAACCGCAGCCCGGAGAAGACCAGGGCCCTGGCGGAGGAAGGCGCCGTGGTGGCCGACCATGCGCACGAGGCCCTGGAGGACGCCGACTGGGTGGTCACCATGCTCGCCAACGCCGATGCCATGCAGAGCGTGCTACTCAACAACCAGGCCCGGCCCATGCTCGCGGGGCGCAAGGTACTCAACATGGCCACCATTGCCCCGCACGAGGCCCGGCAGCTTCAGGAGCAGGTGGAGGCCGCCGGCGGCACCTTCATGGAGTGCACCGTCCTGGGCTCCATCCCCGAGGCCAAGAGCGGCAGCCTGATCCTCATGTTCGGCGGCACGGAGGCCCAGTTCGAGGAGGCGGCGCCGCTGCTCGACGCCTTCGGCCCCAAGCCCCTCCACATCGGCGAAGTGGGCAAGGCGGCGGCGCTCAAGCTCGCCATGAATCAGCTCATCGCCGGGCTGACCACTTCCTTCGCCCTCAGCCTGGGCCTGGTGCGCCGGGAGGGCCTGGACGTGGAGCAGTTCATGGAAGTGGTGCGGGACAGCGCCCTGTACGCGCCCACCTTCGATAAGAAGCTGAACCGCATGCTGGAAGGGCACTTCGACAATCCCAACTTCCCGGTGGCCCATCTGCTCAAGGACGTCTACCTCATGGAGGACGCGGCGCGTAAGGATGGGCTCGACGGCACCCTCATGCAGACCATCGGCCGCCTCCTGGAGAAGGCGGAGATGGAGGGGCTGGACCAGTCCGACTACTCGGCCCTCTACAAGGTAATCGACCCGGACCATGCATAA
- a CDS encoding sterol desaturase family protein: MSQGSWSWMVLAGVFAGLVAAEVLWPRRQGPLSRFVRWTSNGVLFLVNGHLQSLLGVLGAGSMALLAEQEGWGLFQLVQAPAWLAIPLCVAAADLLFYARHRLLHAFPLLWRIHQVHHDDSAMDASTGFRFHPLEAVLELLTSAGVVLLLGMPVVGVAVIQLLALVVNLFQHTNVRLPGRLDHCLRYLVVTPDMHRVHHSVVRAEADSNYGVVFPWWDYLFGSYRARPAAGHAAMTVGVRGREDPGDLALFGLLLAPFRRLG; encoded by the coding sequence ATGAGCCAAGGTTCCTGGTCCTGGATGGTCCTGGCCGGCGTTTTCGCCGGCCTGGTTGCGGCAGAGGTCCTCTGGCCCAGACGCCAGGGGCCTCTGTCCCGTTTCGTGCGCTGGACAAGCAACGGTGTCCTGTTCTTGGTCAACGGTCACCTACAGTCCCTGCTCGGGGTGCTGGGGGCCGGGTCCATGGCCCTGCTGGCCGAGCAGGAGGGCTGGGGGCTGTTCCAGCTGGTCCAGGCGCCCGCCTGGCTGGCCATTCCACTGTGCGTGGCAGCCGCTGACCTCTTGTTCTATGCCCGCCACCGGCTTCTACATGCTTTCCCGCTCCTGTGGCGCATCCACCAGGTTCACCATGACGATAGTGCGATGGACGCCAGCACCGGGTTTCGCTTCCATCCCCTGGAGGCGGTGCTGGAACTGCTGACCTCGGCGGGTGTGGTGCTGCTGCTCGGAATGCCGGTCGTCGGTGTGGCCGTCATCCAGCTGCTGGCGTTGGTGGTCAACCTTTTTCAGCACACCAACGTGCGGCTGCCGGGGCGGCTCGACCACTGCTTGCGCTACCTGGTGGTTACTCCGGACATGCACCGCGTCCACCATTCGGTGGTGCGTGCCGAGGCGGACAGTAACTACGGGGTGGTCTTCCCCTGGTGGGACTACCTGTTCGGCTCCTACCGGGCTCGGCCCGCTGCGGGGCACGCGGCCATGACCGTGGGTGTGCGGGGGCGGGAGGATCCCGGTGATCTGGCCCTGTTTGGACTGCTCCTGGCGCCGTTCCGGAGGCTTGGCTAA
- a CDS encoding FAD-binding oxidoreductase has protein sequence MTQIAEILMTEFVTHDVKRFIVSRPEGLQYEPGQGVALSVNEPGWEEEERPFTPTSLRDDRVLEFTIKRYPGHQGVTEKLHSLQPGAQLLISEAFGTLTYQGGGWFIAGGAGITPMMAMLRTLAAEGRLNGHGLIFANKTPADIICEREFQHYLGDNCIYICDRAAGTDYAEGHITKDFLTNHIEHFDQHFYTCGPPKFDKAVNAALEELGASPETLVFER, from the coding sequence ATGACGCAAATCGCCGAAATCCTGATGACCGAGTTCGTCACCCACGACGTCAAGCGCTTCATTGTCAGCAGGCCGGAGGGCCTTCAGTACGAGCCCGGGCAGGGGGTGGCACTGTCCGTCAACGAGCCGGGCTGGGAGGAAGAGGAACGGCCCTTCACCCCCACCAGCCTGCGGGATGACCGGGTCCTGGAGTTCACCATAAAGCGTTATCCGGGCCACCAGGGGGTCACCGAGAAGCTCCATTCCCTGCAGCCCGGCGCGCAGCTCCTGATCTCGGAGGCCTTCGGCACCCTCACCTACCAGGGCGGCGGCTGGTTCATCGCCGGAGGCGCGGGCATCACGCCCATGATGGCCATGCTGCGGACCCTGGCCGCGGAGGGCCGGCTCAACGGCCACGGCCTGATCTTCGCCAACAAGACCCCGGCGGATATCATCTGCGAGCGGGAGTTCCAGCACTATCTGGGGGACAACTGCATCTACATCTGCGACCGGGCGGCCGGTACCGATTACGCCGAGGGTCACATCACCAAGGACTTCCTGACCAACCACATCGAGCACTTCGACCAGCACTTCTATACCTGTGGCCCGCCCAAGTTCGATAAGGCGGTGAACGCTGCTCTGGAGGAGCTGGGCGCCTCGCCGGAGACCCTGGTGTTCGAGCGGTAG
- a CDS encoding diguanylate cyclase → MTPHVRARKGAIGLWVAVFIGILVLVGAELTTSYFQAVAQSTRHARNLAHLLSERLSGTLHEADLVLRGLEMRLEPAQLGGGTLPEAQKTRLRGLLRQQVEFLAFAHSMTLYGPEGGVRLRAGATDEALPLADPAGFVQAGDTGAGMLRDASRGMEVVLVRRIRAPDGRVVAFADCRIRPAYFRRKLAELGLDGSQSVAILDEALHLVARRPPAAEQRGAALRSAPLDTRLSRGEVTGQLRATLPVNGKPRNYAFRKVEGYPFLVLVGASPMELLGPWGLKIATYLGGTALLVTLLLLLMRGQLRNLRLAREVQTRLVALEAADDMVMITGPDGTIEYVNPSFEQTTGYSEREVRGRYPSFLKSPEQDEAVYEELWRRIRAGKSWKGELVNRRKDGRPFTGEQTIAPVKDEGGAIIRFVAVMRDITERKHMERQLEHRATHDPLTGAYNRLKFQELLEQEREKAERYGRSFSVILLDIDHFKRVNDVHGHPVGDLVLEGVTGVLEERLRASDVLARWGGEEFIVLLPETALPNARKVAEDLRISLEAASMPEAPPVTASFGVAELKGGEAGQELLRRVDSALYRAKEAGRNRVREAPGQSPS, encoded by the coding sequence ATGACCCCCCATGTCCGAGCCAGGAAGGGCGCCATCGGCCTGTGGGTCGCGGTCTTCATCGGCATCCTGGTGCTGGTGGGCGCCGAGCTGACCACCTCCTATTTCCAGGCGGTGGCGCAGAGCACGCGCCACGCCCGCAACCTTGCCCATCTGCTCAGTGAGCGCCTATCCGGAACATTGCACGAGGCGGACCTGGTCCTGCGCGGTCTGGAAATGCGCCTGGAGCCCGCGCAGCTCGGCGGCGGCACCCTCCCGGAGGCCCAGAAGACGCGTCTGCGGGGTCTGCTCCGGCAGCAGGTGGAATTCCTGGCTTTCGCGCATTCCATGACCCTCTACGGTCCGGAAGGAGGGGTACGGCTCCGCGCGGGGGCGACGGACGAGGCGCTCCCGCTGGCGGACCCGGCGGGATTCGTGCAGGCCGGGGATACCGGAGCCGGGATGCTGCGCGACGCCAGCCGGGGCATGGAGGTGGTGCTGGTTCGCCGCATTCGCGCACCCGACGGCCGCGTGGTGGCATTCGCCGATTGCCGGATCCGGCCCGCCTATTTCCGCAGGAAGCTGGCGGAGCTGGGTCTGGATGGGAGCCAGAGCGTGGCGATCCTGGACGAGGCCCTGCACCTGGTGGCCCGTCGCCCTCCGGCGGCCGAGCAGCGTGGCGCCGCCCTCCGGAGCGCCCCGCTCGACACCCGTCTTTCCCGGGGCGAGGTGACCGGGCAGCTCCGGGCCACCCTCCCCGTGAATGGCAAGCCCCGGAATTACGCCTTCCGGAAGGTGGAGGGCTACCCCTTCCTGGTGCTGGTGGGCGCTTCACCCATGGAGCTCCTGGGTCCGTGGGGGCTGAAGATCGCCACCTACCTGGGCGGGACCGCGCTCCTCGTGACGCTTCTGCTGCTGCTCATGCGCGGCCAGCTGCGCAACCTGCGCCTTGCCCGGGAGGTGCAGACCCGTCTGGTGGCCCTGGAGGCCGCCGATGACATGGTCATGATCACCGGACCGGACGGCACCATCGAGTACGTGAATCCCTCCTTCGAGCAGACCACCGGCTACTCCGAACGGGAGGTCCGGGGGCGCTATCCCTCCTTCCTGAAGAGTCCGGAGCAGGACGAGGCGGTCTACGAGGAGCTCTGGCGGCGCATCCGGGCCGGGAAGTCCTGGAAGGGGGAGCTGGTGAACCGGCGCAAGGACGGTCGGCCGTTCACCGGGGAGCAGACCATCGCTCCGGTCAAGGATGAAGGGGGCGCGATCATCCGCTTCGTGGCAGTAATGCGGGATATCACCGAGCGCAAGCACATGGAGCGCCAGCTGGAGCACCGGGCCACCCACGATCCCCTCACCGGCGCCTACAACCGCCTCAAGTTCCAGGAGCTCCTGGAGCAGGAACGGGAAAAGGCGGAGCGTTACGGACGCTCCTTTTCGGTGATCCTGTTGGATATCGACCACTTCAAGCGGGTCAACGACGTGCACGGGCACCCCGTGGGGGACCTGGTGCTGGAGGGGGTCACCGGGGTACTGGAGGAGCGCCTGCGCGCCAGCGACGTGCTCGCCCGCTGGGGCGGGGAGGAGTTCATCGTCCTTCTGCCCGAGACGGCCCTCCCCAACGCCCGCAAGGTAGCGGAGGATCTGCGCATCTCCCTGGAGGCCGCCTCCATGCCGGAAGCACCGCCGGTTACGGCGAGCTTCGGTGTGGCCGAGCTGAAAGGTGGGGAGGCGGGGCAGGAGCTGCTGCGCCGCGTGGATTCGGCCCTTTACCGCGCCAAGGAGGCGGGCCGCAACCGGGTGCGCGAGGCCCCTGGCCAGAGTCCGTCGTGA
- a CDS encoding high-potential iron-sulfur protein has protein sequence MTASKLTRRGFLRNAVLTTAVLPVTAALTSRQAWAQEKVQPSEPQAKSLKYTHDASTVEAPQYSEGQKCSNCQFYQAGPDTEWGPCTIFGGREVAAEGWCTSYVPKA, from the coding sequence ATGACGGCATCCAAGCTGACGCGGCGCGGTTTTCTCCGCAACGCAGTGCTGACCACGGCGGTCCTGCCCGTTACCGCCGCCCTGACCAGCCGGCAGGCCTGGGCCCAGGAGAAGGTGCAGCCGTCCGAGCCGCAGGCGAAGTCGCTCAAATACACCCACGACGCCAGCACCGTGGAGGCGCCCCAGTACTCCGAGGGCCAGAAGTGTAGTAACTGTCAGTTCTATCAGGCTGGCCCCGATACGGAATGGGGGCCGTGCACCATCTTCGGAGGCCGCGAAGTCGCCGCCGAAGGCTGGTGCACCTCCTACGTGCCCAAGGCTTGA
- the putA gene encoding bifunctional proline dehydrogenase/L-glutamate gamma-semialdehyde dehydrogenase PutA has protein sequence MPTILGLSLPERDAARRAVTAAHLPPEGPAVETLAELAAFDEPARQRIRERGATLVERIRERPNPLDSFLHEYDLSSQEGVLLMCLAEGLLRIPDTETADRLIHDKLGSADWDRHLGHSASLLVNASTWGLMLTGRLVGLSPGLDSRPSGLLGPILGRSSEPVVRSALKQAMHLLARQFVMGRHIGEALQRARTGENRRYRHSFDMLGEAAVSETDAQAYISAYRRAAYAAGMATEAGQPLLARPGISIKLSALHPRFERSQSLRVREELTPRLLDLLYRARTAGIPVTVDAEEAERLEPSLDVLEAAFRDPELADWEGVGLAVQAYQKRALPVLDWVGEQAGRRGARIPVRLVKGAYWDTEIKRAQQEGLSDYPVFTRKTHTDISYLACARRLAELGGRVFPQFATHNAHTIAAVYELMGAEADYEFQRLHGMGAGLYDTVVDGWGLPCRVYAPVGGHRELLPYLVRRLLENGANSSFINRIADKRAEPEALLADPVETWRSGDTEGPALPLPRDIYPDRANSAGLPRDDPDVLAQLDGTLRTAWAGAPWRATPRIDGRRLPGSEHAVTAPADHRITAGTVAEAGAEQATAAMAGAAEAFPAWCRTPVEERASILERAADRIETERAGLMARIIREGGRTVPDALAEVREAADFCRYYAAMARDQLAERPLPGPTGERNALRAEGRGAFLCISPWNFPAAIFTGQIAAALVAGNTVVAKPARATPLTAMRIIELLAEAGVPDSALQFLPGPSGALGPAILGDPRLAGVALTGGTGTARHIQHALAERDGPLVPLIAETGGVNALIADSSALPEQVARDVVRSAFNSAGQRCSALRVLFLQEEVADAMLAAIAGATAELRVGDPARLDTDLGPVIDENARAELAEHARRLDAEARLVAWTDPLPGAPPGSFFGPRIYELPELEALPGEVFGPILHVVRYRAGELDRVIAAINGTGYGLTLGVHSRVEETARYVAERANAGNVYINRDIIGSVVGVQPFGGRGLSGTGPKAGGPHYLTRFLHEKTVTDNIAAVGGNATLLGGRYG, from the coding sequence ATGCCCACCATCCTCGGCCTTTCCCTGCCCGAGCGCGACGCCGCCCGCCGGGCGGTGACCGCCGCCCACCTGCCCCCCGAAGGGCCCGCCGTGGAGACGCTGGCGGAGCTCGCCGCCTTCGACGAACCGGCGCGGCAGCGCATCCGGGAGCGCGGCGCCACCCTCGTGGAGCGCATCCGGGAGCGCCCCAATCCGCTGGACAGCTTCCTGCACGAGTACGACCTCTCCAGCCAGGAGGGGGTGCTGCTCATGTGCCTGGCGGAGGGGCTGCTGCGCATCCCCGACACCGAAACCGCCGACCGCCTCATCCACGACAAGCTCGGCAGCGCCGACTGGGACCGCCACCTGGGCCACAGCGCCTCCCTGCTGGTAAACGCCTCCACCTGGGGGCTCATGCTCACCGGGCGCCTGGTCGGCCTGAGCCCGGGCCTCGACAGCCGCCCGAGCGGCCTGCTCGGACCCATCCTGGGCCGCAGCAGCGAGCCCGTGGTCCGCAGCGCCCTCAAGCAGGCCATGCACCTCCTGGCCCGGCAGTTCGTCATGGGCCGCCACATTGGCGAGGCCCTGCAGCGCGCCCGCACCGGCGAGAACCGGCGCTACCGCCATTCCTTCGACATGCTCGGCGAGGCGGCGGTGAGCGAGACGGACGCCCAGGCCTACATATCGGCCTATCGGCGCGCCGCCTACGCCGCCGGCATGGCGACGGAGGCCGGGCAGCCCCTGCTGGCCCGGCCGGGCATCTCCATCAAGCTCTCCGCCCTCCATCCCCGCTTCGAGCGCTCCCAGAGCCTGCGAGTGCGCGAGGAGCTGACGCCCCGGCTCCTGGACCTGCTCTACCGTGCCCGCACTGCAGGCATACCGGTGACCGTGGACGCCGAGGAGGCGGAGCGCCTGGAGCCCTCTCTGGACGTGCTGGAGGCCGCCTTCCGCGATCCCGAGCTGGCGGACTGGGAGGGGGTGGGCCTGGCGGTGCAGGCTTACCAGAAGCGCGCCCTGCCGGTGCTCGACTGGGTGGGTGAGCAGGCCGGGCGGCGCGGCGCGCGCATCCCGGTGCGGCTGGTGAAGGGCGCCTACTGGGACACGGAGATCAAGCGCGCCCAGCAGGAGGGGCTCAGCGACTATCCGGTGTTCACCCGCAAGACCCACACCGACATCTCCTACCTGGCCTGCGCCCGGCGGCTGGCCGAGCTGGGCGGGCGCGTCTTCCCGCAGTTCGCCACCCACAACGCCCACACCATCGCCGCGGTCTACGAGCTCATGGGCGCGGAGGCCGACTACGAATTCCAGCGCCTCCACGGCATGGGTGCCGGGCTGTACGACACGGTGGTGGACGGTTGGGGCCTGCCGTGCCGGGTCTACGCACCGGTGGGGGGCCACCGCGAGCTGCTGCCCTACCTGGTGCGCCGCCTCCTGGAGAACGGCGCCAATTCCTCCTTCATCAACCGCATCGCCGACAAGCGGGCCGAGCCGGAAGCGCTGCTCGCGGACCCGGTGGAGACCTGGCGCTCGGGCGACACGGAGGGACCGGCGCTGCCACTGCCCCGCGATATCTATCCCGACCGCGCCAACTCCGCCGGCCTGCCGCGCGACGATCCGGACGTGCTGGCGCAGCTGGACGGCACCCTCCGGACGGCCTGGGCCGGAGCGCCCTGGCGGGCGACGCCGCGCATCGACGGCCGTCGGCTTCCGGGCTCCGAGCACGCGGTCACCGCCCCCGCGGACCATCGCATCACCGCCGGCACGGTGGCCGAGGCGGGCGCGGAGCAGGCCACGGCCGCCATGGCCGGGGCCGCCGAGGCCTTCCCGGCCTGGTGCCGCACGCCGGTGGAGGAGCGGGCCTCGATACTGGAGCGGGCGGCGGACCGGATCGAGACCGAGCGAGCCGGACTCATGGCGCGCATCATCCGGGAGGGCGGCCGCACCGTGCCCGATGCCCTGGCCGAGGTGCGCGAGGCCGCCGATTTCTGCCGCTACTACGCCGCCATGGCGCGCGATCAGCTCGCCGAGCGGCCCCTTCCGGGCCCCACCGGCGAGCGCAACGCGCTGCGGGCGGAGGGCCGCGGCGCATTCCTGTGCATCAGCCCCTGGAACTTCCCCGCCGCCATCTTCACCGGGCAGATCGCCGCCGCCCTGGTGGCGGGCAATACGGTGGTGGCCAAGCCGGCGCGGGCCACGCCCCTGACCGCCATGCGCATCATCGAGCTGCTGGCGGAGGCAGGCGTGCCCGACAGCGCCCTGCAGTTCCTGCCCGGGCCGAGCGGCGCGCTGGGTCCGGCCATTCTCGGCGATCCGCGCCTGGCCGGAGTGGCCCTCACCGGCGGCACCGGAACGGCGCGGCACATCCAGCACGCCCTGGCCGAGCGCGACGGGCCGCTGGTGCCCTTGATCGCCGAGACCGGCGGGGTCAACGCCCTGATCGCGGACAGCTCCGCCCTGCCGGAGCAGGTGGCCAGGGACGTGGTGCGCTCCGCCTTCAACAGCGCGGGCCAGCGCTGCTCGGCGCTGCGGGTGCTGTTCCTGCAGGAGGAGGTGGCCGATGCCATGCTGGCGGCCATCGCCGGGGCCACCGCGGAGCTCCGGGTAGGCGACCCCGCCCGGCTGGATACGGATCTGGGGCCGGTGATCGACGAAAACGCCCGCGCCGAGCTGGCGGAGCACGCCCGGCGGTTGGATGCCGAGGCGCGGCTGGTGGCCTGGACCGATCCGCTCCCCGGGGCGCCGCCCGGCAGCTTCTTCGGGCCCCGCATCTACGAGCTGCCCGAGCTCGAGGCCCTGCCCGGCGAGGTGTTCGGCCCCATACTCCACGTGGTCCGCTACCGTGCCGGAGAGCTGGACCGCGTCATCGCCGCCATAAACGGCACCGGCTACGGCCTGACCCTGGGCGTGCATTCCCGCGTGGAGGAGACCGCCCGCTACGTGGCCGAGCGGGCCAATGCCGGCAACGTCTACATCAACCGCGACATCATCGGCTCCGTGGTGGGGGTCCAGCCCTTCGGCGGCCGGGGGCTCTCCGGCACCGGTCCCAAGGCCGGCGGCCCCCACTACCTGACCCGCTTCCTCCACGAAAAGACCGTTACCGACAACATCGCCGCCGTGGGCGGCAACGCCACCCTGCTCGGAGGTCGGTACGGATAG
- a CDS encoding SRPBCC family protein: MSCHNSVVVQASADEVWNVLRDFLDMSWAPEVIEQCEPQGGLPGTQIGAKRILNGTFQETLVGLDDHARTLRYSIDDGPDAVSKDNVQGYIATVQVLPITDTGESLVLWTSSWEWSGGGVAQFCNPIYQALLGQLQKHFR; this comes from the coding sequence ATGAGCTGTCACAATTCAGTGGTGGTACAAGCCTCAGCCGACGAGGTGTGGAACGTCCTGCGGGATTTCCTCGATATGTCCTGGGCCCCGGAGGTGATCGAGCAGTGCGAGCCCCAGGGTGGCCTGCCCGGCACCCAGATTGGTGCCAAGCGCATCCTCAACGGCACCTTCCAAGAAACCCTGGTGGGGCTGGATGACCACGCCCGGACCCTGCGCTACAGCATCGACGACGGTCCGGACGCGGTCTCCAAGGACAACGTCCAGGGCTACATCGCCACGGTCCAGGTCCTGCCCATCACCGACACCGGCGAGAGCCTCGTGCTCTGGACCTCCAGCTGGGAATGGAGCGGCGGCGGCGTGGCCCAGTTCTGCAACCCCATCTACCAGGCCCTGCTGGGCCAGCTGCAGAAGCACTTCCGCTGA
- a CDS encoding FMN-dependent NADH-azoreductase, producing MTRLLHIQSSPRGESSFSLAVADAFLEAFREANPEADVDTLDLWRQDLPPMQGAVLAAKDRWMAGEAMTAEQAAAWAPVEALARQFREADGYLFSVPMWSFGVPYPLKHYLDVITQPGLLFHYDPETAHRPLLGDRPAYLVCARGDRYGPGSPYEGLDYQASWLADLLRFVGIRTVHTVLMEPTEGDSQTVDAALQHARKTAAGLGRAFPGPGT from the coding sequence ATGACGCGCCTGCTGCACATCCAATCCTCGCCCCGGGGCGAATCCTCGTTTTCCCTGGCCGTCGCGGATGCCTTCCTGGAGGCCTTCAGGGAGGCAAACCCGGAGGCCGATGTGGATACCCTGGACCTGTGGCGCCAGGACCTTCCACCCATGCAGGGCGCCGTGCTGGCGGCCAAGGACCGCTGGATGGCCGGCGAGGCCATGACCGCGGAGCAGGCCGCGGCCTGGGCGCCGGTGGAAGCCCTGGCCCGGCAGTTCCGGGAGGCGGACGGCTATCTGTTCTCGGTGCCCATGTGGAGCTTCGGCGTTCCCTATCCCCTGAAGCACTATCTGGACGTGATCACCCAGCCCGGACTGCTGTTCCACTACGACCCGGAGACGGCGCACCGGCCCCTGCTGGGGGACCGTCCGGCCTATCTGGTTTGCGCGCGGGGCGACCGCTACGGGCCGGGCTCGCCCTACGAGGGCCTGGACTACCAGGCATCTTGGCTGGCGGACCTGTTGCGCTTCGTGGGCATCCGAACGGTTCATACCGTCCTCATGGAGCCCACGGAAGGGGACAGCCAGACGGTCGACGCCGCCCTGCAGCACGCCCGGAAGACCGCGGCCGGGCTGGGACGCGCTTTCCCGGGCCCCGGCACGTAG